One Helianthus annuus cultivar XRQ/B chromosome 12, HanXRQr2.0-SUNRISE, whole genome shotgun sequence genomic region harbors:
- the LOC110877266 gene encoding uncharacterized protein LOC110877266: MALKMFLLVCIFNRYCSRQCCGAPKKLSGTQPGMIVSLGDVCSFDDLKERMAVYLSQSNCHEILDDMTHVTKNIDEGRLKMKAHCPIVADVGMKENALKILMSYNPVWLT; this comes from the exons ATGGCCCTGAAAATGTTCCTTCTGGTCTGTATATTTAATAG GTACTGTAGTAGACAATGCTGTGGAGCACCCAAGAAATTATCAGGTACTCAACCAGGAATGATT GTTTCACTTGGAGATGTTTGTAGCTTCGATGACTTGAAAGAAAGAATGGCGGTTTACTTGAGCCAAAGTAACTGCCATGAGATTCTTGATGATATGACTCATGTTACAAAg AATATTGATGAAGGAAGACTTAAAATGAAGGCCCACTGTCCAATAGTTGCTGATGTTGGAATGAAGGAGAATGCTTTGAAGATTCTAATGAGTTATAACCCTGTTTGGTTAACATGA